The Bdellovibrio sp. GT3 genome contains the following window.
TTCGACAACTCTTGGCAGGTGCTCGCCAAGGGAACCTCTGGATTGGCAAAATCATTGTAGACCACATCCATGTTCATCTTGCTTTTCCCGGCAGTCTGAGAAGGAGCTGCATCACCACTTGGTGCAATTTCCTGTTTGGCCTGCACATCATCCACTTCAGAAACATGAGGTGAATTTTCAGAATTTGGTGAATTGCCATCATTCTTACGTTCAATTTTCGAAATCGAAGAATGAACTGCCTCTTTCATTTTCGAAGGTCCTGGCAGCATGGATAACAACCACACTCCAAGAATTCCAAAAACCACAACAACAGAGCCCGCACCAATCGCTAATACTTTAAGAAGTTTTTTCCCATTCATACCTCAACTAGAACACAATGAATGTGAGTGAGCAAATAAGAGGCAATGATACACGTAGCCATACGAAAATAACATAAATGAATCATTGACCCTGAGTACATATGCGCCTACAACTGTCTTCTCAGACATTCACTTGTCACTGTCGCGGGGTGGAGCAGTCTGGTAGCTCGTCGGGCTCATAACCCGAAGGCCGTAGGTTCAAATCCTGCCCCCGCAACCAATAAAAGCCTCAAGGTAAACCTTGGGGCTTTTTCCATTTTAAGGGTCCTTTTTGTAAAGAAGACCCCTGCTAACTACTCGCAAACCATATCCTGTGACATATACGCATTGCCCTCACCGCACATCGCTTTTCGGAATAGCTCACGCACTGGTGGAGCAAATGAAAGTTGATGCACTGTCATTTCACCAGCACCCACTTTGGCCAATTGAGCCAGCATGTCAGCCTGCTTGAAGTGACTGAACTTTTCGATGAACTTTCTATCGATCTCTTTCAAATTCAAAACCACACTGGTGAAAGGGATTTTGATGGCTTTGTATTCAGAATCATAATCCCCATCAAACGGTTTCAACTCCTGCGCCAGTTCCCGCTCATTCAGAACAGTCTTTGCCGTTAAAACACTCGTCAACTTAAGCTCGCTGCGGAAATTGCGATCGTAGAGTTTTATTCTTCCCGGAAGAAGGTCATGAAAACCTCTGATTGCGGCTTGCTCCAAATTGGTAGGAAGGTCTTTGAGCGCTGTTTCAGGAAATTTCTCCTGCAACGCTCTTTCATAAAATTCACGGATCATCTCATGGAAAACCTGGACTGTTTGTCTTCTGGCCTCAAGAGGAGTGGCCCCTTGCTTCATAAGTGCTGTGTAGGTATTCACAAGCTTTATAGCCACAGTGTATACCGCTGCATTTTCAGAATTCTTAGGATTCCCACCCAGATACCATCTGCGACCATTTTCGTATTCAAAAATGGTACTCAAATCAAGACGGCCATTTTCCAAGTTCACTTCTTTCTTGTGATCCCATGAGAACACATCGTGAGACATCAAACCGATTACACCCACATCCTGCACAGTATAGGAAGCCAGTCCTTGAGTGCAAAACAGAGCTGTTAGGGAAAATAAAATTACAGATTTTGCGATACGCATGTAAGCCTCCATCGAGAGGCGAATTCATGTCACAGTGGTCACAAATTGACAAACAGTTGCTTACTTCTTGTCATTCAGCTTTCAGCTAGCAAGAAGGTGATTTCTGTTTACAGCACAATCCTATGGCTGCTAGCCTTTTAAGCATGAAAACACTTTTACTTATATCAATGATGACTCCAACTTTTGCTTCAGCATCCTTAATGTACTGTGAATATTCGTTCTTCGGCGCCCCGGCCGGTACCGTGCGAATTGAAGTGGCCGACGATGGTACGCCTGCTGAAACGGCGACAATCACCATGTTTCACACACCCACGCAAAATGCACCAGTGACACCTCTTGATAAAAATCCGGGGGAAATGTTCAACGTCGTCCTATTCAAAGACAACCCACAGAACGAAATCTTTATGGTCGTGAACACTCCCTCCGCAGAAGGAAGCATAAAATCAAAACTTATAAATCCTAAGATGTCTGGCATCTCCAAAGAGATTCCCGGCGCGTGCAAACTGCAGTAATGGGTTTTTTCGTTTTCACACTGACATTGCTGATTTCAAGCTGGGCCATGGCGACACCTTCCTCATTCACTTTTCCTCAAGGAAAAGTTGAACTCCTGTCAAGCCGCCCCAGCTGGAATTCAGAGGAAGATGTGGCGTTAGGACTCCACTTCAACATCAAAGACGATTGGCACATTTACTGGAAAAACTCCGGTGACTCCGGCGCCGCCCCCAAATGGAAGTGGAACATCACCAACGGAAGTATCAAAGAGGAACTCTGGCCAGTTCCTGAAAGATACCCCCTTGAGGGAATGATCAATTTTGGATATGGCAAGGAAACGCTGTACAAGTTCCTGCTCTCCGCAGATACACCTCAACCAATCAATGCTCGGGTTAAACTTGAATTTTTAATCTGCAAAATTGAATGCATTCCTTATTTTACGGACCTGGAACTAAACCTGCCTTACCAGGCAACGACGACCGAGGAATCTCCATTATTCACAAAGTTTCTTTATCCTGAAAAAATACCGACGGGCACCAAATGGGACATCCTAAGTCAGCAGTCTGATGATTTACAGACGCAGCTTTATCTTTCCAACGACTTAAGTGCCAATATCAAAACCCTGGAAGTCTTTCCCCTCGACGGAGAAAACTTCAAACCCCAGAGTCCGCACATGGAAATGACCGCCTCTGGATACAGATTCACTCACGCACTTCAAGACACCTCGAAAACGGATTTCAGTGGATCGCCATTTTTGGTATCCATCGCCACAAACTCAGGGGACCGCGTGGCATTTGAGATCGCTCTTTCACCTTCCCCGAGTCCTGCACTTGCAAAAATACTTTTCTGGGCGTTATTGGGCGGTCTAATTTTAAACATCATGCCCTGTGTATTCCCCGTTCTCTCAATTAAAATTCTAAGCTTTCTGGGACCAGAAAAGAGTCGCCATCAACTGCGCATCTCCGGATGGTTTTATAGCGCAGGGGTTATCGCTTCCTTCATTTTTCTGGGCGGTGTTCTTTTGTTTCTGCGCTCCAGCGGTGAACAACTGGGATGGGGCTTTCAGCTGCAGTCTCCGGCCATTGCCGCAGGCATTGCCACTTTGTTTTTTTGGTTGGGATTTAACTTCCTGGGCACTTTTGAAATCGGACAGTCATTGACCTATCTGGGCGCACGCAAGACCCAGAACACTCACTGGGGATCCTTCCTGACAGGAGTTCTGGCAACCGTGGTTGCCACCCCTTGCACTGCGCCCTTCATGGGGGCGGCGATTGGCGCTTCATTGACATTGCCACCACCGCAC
Protein-coding sequences here:
- a CDS encoding protein-disulfide reductase DsbD family protein is translated as MGFFVFTLTLLISSWAMATPSSFTFPQGKVELLSSRPSWNSEEDVALGLHFNIKDDWHIYWKNSGDSGAAPKWKWNITNGSIKEELWPVPERYPLEGMINFGYGKETLYKFLLSADTPQPINARVKLEFLICKIECIPYFTDLELNLPYQATTTEESPLFTKFLYPEKIPTGTKWDILSQQSDDLQTQLYLSNDLSANIKTLEVFPLDGENFKPQSPHMEMTASGYRFTHALQDTSKTDFSGSPFLVSIATNSGDRVAFEIALSPSPSPALAKILFWALLGGLILNIMPCVFPVLSIKILSFLGPEKSRHQLRISGWFYSAGVIASFIFLGGVLLFLRSSGEQLGWGFQLQSPAIAAGIATLFFWLGFNFLGTFEIGQSLTYLGARKTQNTHWGSFLTGVLATVVATPCTAPFMGAAIGASLTLPPPHTLAVFAGLGLGMALPFLALAYFPQALRILPKPGAWMEKFKEVLAFPLFATVIWLLWVLAQQIEMTGVLFVLILFLCIGLWIWCSRQIRNERLKQIVLAIGFVLSLAALYFLPESSSIKGTTTATSSDSWNTFSETSINSELKSGNAIFIDFTAAWCITCQVNKKLVLNTTDIQKLFSDNKVKLYKADWTDRDPKITKALASFGRNSLPLYVYYSKGSKEPQILPEILTKSLIQNLFTNQEKSP